The DNA segment AACATCGTACACCTCGACAAGGAGGGTGAAGACCGTTGACATCGTAAAGGACAGCTCAGCGCAGTCCATGAAGGCCACCGACCTTCGCAAGGCTATCGGCTGGAGCAGGCTGCCGAGTACAAATTTCACCGTCGCGCGTGACGGCAATGTGATCGTCTTTGACGGCAGCGGCTTCGGTCATGGCGTTGGGCTCTGCCAGTGGAGTTCACTTGAAATGGCCAAGAGCGGCGTTGCATACAAGGATATCCTTTCCTATTTCTACCCGGGCACTGTTCTGCAGCTGTATGAAAACCGCTGATTTCGATTTTTTTCTCCCGGACGGCTTTATTGCAGAAAAACCGGTTGAAAAACGGGACCGTTCGCGTCTTCTGGTGCTCGGCCGGGATGGCGGTATGGAACACCGATATTTCTCTGACCTGCCCTCATATCTGCAGGCAGGTGATATGCTCGTGATGAACAATTCGCGCGTATTCCCTGCACGTTTGACCGGGTATAAACCGACGGGTGGCAAGGTCGAGTTCCTTCTGGTCGAAAAGCTGTCAGACGCGTCCTGGTATGTGCTTGCAAAAGACCGGTATTGCGGACAGCTCACCATTGCGGACAATTTCACGGTCCATATGGCAAAGGACAGGACAGTAACCTTTGCAAGCGAACAGGAGATGTACAGGATCGTAGAGGAACACGGCAGGATGCCGCTTCCCCCGTATATCAAGCGCAAAGCTGACGAGACAGACAGGGAGCGCTATCAGACGGTCTACGCAGAAAAGGAGGGGTCGATTGCAGCGCCGACTGCAGGCCTTCATTTCACGGAAGAACTGCTGAATTCCCTTCGGGGTCGTTCCGTGGCGGTCCGCATGGTCACACTCCATGTCGGGATCGGCACGTTCAATCCGATAAAAGCCGAGCATATCCGTGACCACGCCATGCACAAGGAACATTTTGAGATCGACAGCTCGCTGCTCGATGAGATCGAAAAGACGAAACAAAGGGGCAATCGGGTTGTCACCGTCGGCACCACCACGACGCGCACTCTGGAAGGATATCTGTCAGGGAAGAGCACGATCCATGCATTGAACGGAACCATTAAAGGTTCAACCGATATCTTTATTCACGAAGGTTTCAGGTTCAGGGCAGCTGACGCCCTGATCACGAATTTTCATCTTCCACGCTCTACGCCGCTGATGCTCACCGCTGCGTTTTCAGGCCGTAAAAACCTTCTCAATGCCTATGAAGAGGCCATTTCCCGAGGATATAGATTTTTTTCCTATGGTGATGCTATGCTTCTTTTATGAACGACGCTGAATTCTCTGAAAGGCCTTCCGGAGCCATGCTCGGCAAGGAATTCATCATCGTGCTGGTGATCATTTTTTCCGGTTTGAGCTTCACGCTCGGCTATTTTGTCGGCAAGAGCGGGACAGCAGGACCAGAACCCGCGCTGCAGGCAGTTGAGACGTCAGGTCAGGTCCAGAAACAGGAAATGCCGCCTCTTTCTCCGTCGCCCGCAGCAGCGCCAGCGCCAGAACAGACGCAGGCCGTTCTGCCCCTGACCAAAGAGCCGGTCTTACAGGCGGCTCCGATAACGGAAAAACCTGCTGTCCGGCAGGCGGCACATGAGACCAAGGCAAAGCCTGCTGAGGTCAAGGAAAAAGGGCAGCCGAAAGGTCAGGCCACTCCTCAGCAGAAGAACGCTGAATCTCAGAACACAAAATCTGCACCTGAGAAATCCGCCCAGAAAGTTGAACCTTCCGCCTCTGCAGAAGCTATAGCCCCTATCTATACGGTTCAGATAGGGGCGTTCAAGAACATTGCCGAGGCAAAGCAGCTGAAGGCAAAATTCGACAAGAAGGGATACAAATCCTTTATCTCCACCGGCAAGAACAAGAAAGCACAGAAGATATTCAAGGTCAAAACAGGCGAATTCAGGGAAAAGAAAGAGGCTGAAGTGCTTGCACTGAAGCTCAAGAAGACAGAAGCCCTGCAGACCTATGTCACCATGAAGACAGAATAAGGAGCTCTTACGGAGACCGTTGAAATAGCCTTTGACAGCGAAAGTGAACTGCCGTTCCTTTTCACCAGCCTTGAAAAGAACCTGAAGCTCATCGAAGAATCCCTCGGCATATCTGCCAGTTACCGGGGAAACAGGATCTTCCTGAAAGGACCTGAACAGCAGGTCAGGATTGCGGAGAGCCTCATTCATGACCTGAGGCAGCTCAGCATGCAGGGGTATTCGCTCAGACCCGAGGATATCCGCTTCGCGGTCCGTGCCCTGTCCGAAGGCAACGGCATGTCCCTCAAAGAGCTGTTTCTCAATAATATCCCGGTCTCATCAAAGCGCCGTTTCATCATCCCCAAGACAGAGAACCAGAAGCGCTATCTCGACTCCATAAAGGAATTCGATATCGTCTTCGGCATCGGCCCCGCCGGAACCGGTAAGACGTATCTTGCCATGGCAATGGCGGTTAATGCCCTTCTGAAAAAAGAGGTCAGCAGGATCGTTCTTGCGCGGCCTGCGATCGAAGCAGGCGAAAAGCTCGGCTTCCTGCCCGGAGATATTCAGGAAAAGGTCAACCCCTACCTGAGGCCGCTCTATGATGCGTTATATGATATGATGGAGGCTGAAAAAGTAATGAGCCTTATGGAGCGCGGAGTGATAGAGATCGCACCCCTTGCCTTCATGCGGGGCAGAACATTGAACGATGCCTTTGTTATACTTGATGAAGCGCAAAATACGACGACAGAGCAGATGAAGATGTTCCTGACCCGACTTGGCTTTAATTCAAAGGCAGTGGTCACCGGTGACGTCACACAGATCGATCTGCCGTCAAACAGGGCATCAGGTCTTGTGGAGGTCATGAAGATCCTCGATGGCATCGGCGGGATCACCTTTGTCTCCTTCTCGGAGCGGGATGTGGTGAGGCACAAGCTGGTGCAGGCTATTATAAAGGCTTACGAAAGTTATGAAAACAGAAATATCAATACAGAAACTTAATACACCGGCCGTCAGGACAAATCTTCTCAAGCTGTCGTATCTTTTCGGTATTGCCGTCATCACCTCTGCATTTCTGCTCCAGGAATTCAGTTTGAATAAATTCCTGGGCGGTACGCTCATCTCGTTTGTCCTGCTCTTCGTCCTGTACCGGGACATCATGAGGTACAAACCAGCGTATCTCAACAACTACAGCATGCTTCTGCTTTTGAGCCTTATGATCATCAGCACACTCATGGCAGGCAGGATCTTCAGCTATGTTCTGATAAGCCTGATGAAGGGACTGGAGGCAGGCGATACGGGCATCGCCATTTACGGCATCCCGATCGCAACAGGGGCCATGCTCGTAGCGCTCCTGTTTGATTTTCACACGGCCATCACCTTTTCTTTCACGGTAAGCCTTCTCACCGGATACTGGCTTGAGCAGTCTTTTTTCCCCATCTATACCTTTGTAAGCAGTCTCACCGCTGCATTCAGCGTTATCCGCTGCAAGAAGCGGTCTGCCCTGCTCCGCGGCGGACTCTATGTGATACTGGCAAATATCTGTCTGGTGCTGATCTTTCTTGTCTCCCGGGGTGAACTGTTCACGGATAAGACGCCCGCTGCAGTGGGCTTTGCCATTTTTTCCGGCATCACGGTCTCTGCTATCGTTTCGCTCATTCTTCCGCTCTTTGAGTATCTCTTCAAGGTCACGACCGATATCAGCCTTCTTGAACTTCTTGACCTGAATCAGCCCCTTATGAAAATGCTGATGATTAACGCACCGGGAACCTATCACCACAGCGTGATCGTCGGCAGTCTGGTAGAATCAGCGGCTGAAACGGTCGGCGTCAATCCCCTGCTTGCACGGGTAAGCTCGTATTATCACGATATCGGCAAGGCAAAGATGCCGGAATATTTTGTCGAGAACCAGAGCGGCGCGCCGAGCAAGCACGATAAGCTCACGCCTCACATGAGCAGCATGATCATCATCAATCATGTAAAGGAAGGGGTTGAGCTGGCCAAACAATATAAGCTACCCCAGTCGATCATCGACATCATAAAGCAGCACCATGGCACAGCGGTGTTGACATATTTTTACCAGAAGGCCAGGGATATGGGCCACGATATCTCACCGGGGGAAGAGGAATACATGTATCCCGGACCGAAGCCCCAGACCCGCGTTGCTGCGCTGGTGATGATGGCAGATGCAGTGGAAGCCGCCTCAAAGGTTCTCAATGACCCTACCCCTGCGCGGATATCAGCCCTTGTCGAGAAGATCATAAACCATATTTTTCTTGAGGGACAGCTCGATGAGTGCGAACTTACGCTCAAGGACATATCAGAGATCAAGAAGCGTTTTATCTATATCCTGACCGGCATAATGCACAAGAGGATCGACTACCCCGGTTTCGATTTCGGCAATGGCAATTCACCTAAAGAACCAGCAAAGATCGAAAAGCCTAAATTTGCGTAGGGTCAGGAAAGACCTTACAGCAGCCTTGTCTCTGCTCGGCCGCGGCGAGACAGAACTGAGCATTCTCTTTGTCGGCAGCGCAAGGATGAAGCGTCTCAATACAGTGTACCGCGGTATCCCGAAAGAAACTGACGTCCTTTCCTTCCCCATGACTGAGGGAACCTCGTATCGTTCTCACAGACCACAGACCGGAAGCGGTCAGGTACAGCCTTCGGTTCTCGGTGATATCGTCATATCCGTGCCAAAGACCCTCAGGCAGTCGCGGGAATATGGCACCACTTTTCACGATGAGCTGCGGCGATTACTCATCCACGGCCTTCTGCATCTCTTGGGCTTTGACCATGAGAAGAGCAGATACCGGAAAGGGAAGATGGAGAAGAAGGAAAAGGAGGTCCTGCATGCCGTTGCGCGCCTGGATTAAGAGCGCCAACCACGCCATAGAAGGCGTTATCTATGGCGCAAGGACCCAGAAGCACCTCCGTTACCATTTCTTCTCGGCTGCTGCGGTGCTCTTCTTCAGTTATATGGTCGGCGTCTCAAAGCCTGAACTCGTCATCATCGCACTTGCGGTTATCCTCGTGCTCGCAGCAGAGATGATGAACAGCGCCATAGAGGCCGTAGTGGACATTCTCTCGCCGGAATATTCGGAAAAGGCAAGGGTCGCAAAGGATATCTCTGCGGGCGCTGTTCTCATCACCGCCTTTGGCGCTGCCGTGCTCGGCTATGTTGTCCTCTTCCCTTATGTAAAGATCATTTTCAGCGAAGGCTTTCATGTGGCAAAACACTCGAAAGAGGAGATATCCTTCATCGCCTTTATCCTGGTCCTGATTGCAGTGATCGTCACCAAGGCCCAGTTCGGTAAAGGGCATCCTCTCAGCGGCGGCATGCCGAGCGGACATTCAGCGCTCGCGTTCTCGGTCTGGGTTTCGATCACCTACATAACAGATAACCTTTACATCTCAGTCCTCTGTTTTCTCCTCGCGGTCTGGATCGCCCAGTCAAGGATTGCGATAAAGATGCATACCAGGCTCGAAGTGATGCTCGGCGCCCTCCTCGGAACGCTTCTCACCTTTCTTCTCTTCAGGCTCTTTTACTAGATCCCTGCGTCCCGCTGTCCAGGACCTCCCGTACCCTGATCAGCAGTTCTTCGGGGGATACCGGCTTGGATATGAAATTGATGCCCTCATCAAGGACCCCGCGCTTGCTGATGATATCCTCCGAATAACCGCTGAGAAAGAGAGCCCTGATCTGCGGGGACTGCGCGCGTATGGTCTCAAGAACCTCTCTGCCGTTCTTCCCCGGCATCACAACATCCAGGAGCAGAAGATCGATCTTCGGGTGTCGGGCAAACATCTGTACAGCCTCGTCGCCGTCTGACGCCTCGACTACCGTATAGCCGTACAGACGAAGGATATCATGGACATAGAGCCTTACATCTTCATCATCTTCCGCCACTAAAATGGTCTCTGACCCTCTCTGCAATGCGGTCGCTGTCCTGTCCGGCTCATACTGA comes from the Nitrospirota bacterium genome and includes:
- the queA gene encoding tRNA preQ1(34) S-adenosylmethionine ribosyltransferase-isomerase QueA, with the protein product MKTADFDFFLPDGFIAEKPVEKRDRSRLLVLGRDGGMEHRYFSDLPSYLQAGDMLVMNNSRVFPARLTGYKPTGGKVEFLLVEKLSDASWYVLAKDRYCGQLTIADNFTVHMAKDRTVTFASEQEMYRIVEEHGRMPLPPYIKRKADETDRERYQTVYAEKEGSIAAPTAGLHFTEELLNSLRGRSVAVRMVTLHVGIGTFNPIKAEHIRDHAMHKEHFEIDSSLLDEIEKTKQRGNRVVTVGTTTTRTLEGYLSGKSTIHALNGTIKGSTDIFIHEGFRFRAADALITNFHLPRSTPLMLTAAFSGRKNLLNAYEEAISRGYRFFSYGDAMLLL
- a CDS encoding SPOR domain-containing protein, translating into MNDAEFSERPSGAMLGKEFIIVLVIIFSGLSFTLGYFVGKSGTAGPEPALQAVETSGQVQKQEMPPLSPSPAAAPAPEQTQAVLPLTKEPVLQAAPITEKPAVRQAAHETKAKPAEVKEKGQPKGQATPQQKNAESQNTKSAPEKSAQKVEPSASAEAIAPIYTVQIGAFKNIAEAKQLKAKFDKKGYKSFISTGKNKKAQKIFKVKTGEFREKKEAEVLALKLKKTEALQTYVTMKTE
- a CDS encoding PhoH family protein; the protein is MAFDSESELPFLFTSLEKNLKLIEESLGISASYRGNRIFLKGPEQQVRIAESLIHDLRQLSMQGYSLRPEDIRFAVRALSEGNGMSLKELFLNNIPVSSKRRFIIPKTENQKRYLDSIKEFDIVFGIGPAGTGKTYLAMAMAVNALLKKEVSRIVLARPAIEAGEKLGFLPGDIQEKVNPYLRPLYDALYDMMEAEKVMSLMERGVIEIAPLAFMRGRTLNDAFVILDEAQNTTTEQMKMFLTRLGFNSKAVVTGDVTQIDLPSNRASGLVEVMKILDGIGGITFVSFSERDVVRHKLVQAIIKAYESYENRNINTET
- a CDS encoding HDIG domain-containing protein, whose product is MKTEISIQKLNTPAVRTNLLKLSYLFGIAVITSAFLLQEFSLNKFLGGTLISFVLLFVLYRDIMRYKPAYLNNYSMLLLLSLMIISTLMAGRIFSYVLISLMKGLEAGDTGIAIYGIPIATGAMLVALLFDFHTAITFSFTVSLLTGYWLEQSFFPIYTFVSSLTAAFSVIRCKKRSALLRGGLYVILANICLVLIFLVSRGELFTDKTPAAVGFAIFSGITVSAIVSLILPLFEYLFKVTTDISLLELLDLNQPLMKMLMINAPGTYHHSVIVGSLVESAAETVGVNPLLARVSSYYHDIGKAKMPEYFVENQSGAPSKHDKLTPHMSSMIIINHVKEGVELAKQYKLPQSIIDIIKQHHGTAVLTYFYQKARDMGHDISPGEEEYMYPGPKPQTRVAALVMMADAVEAASKVLNDPTPARISALVEKIINHIFLEGQLDECELTLKDISEIKKRFIYILTGIMHKRIDYPGFDFGNGNSPKEPAKIEKPKFA
- the ybeY gene encoding rRNA maturation RNase YbeY, producing the protein MRRVRKDLTAALSLLGRGETELSILFVGSARMKRLNTVYRGIPKETDVLSFPMTEGTSYRSHRPQTGSGQVQPSVLGDIVISVPKTLRQSREYGTTFHDELRRLLIHGLLHLLGFDHEKSRYRKGKMEKKEKEVLHAVARLD
- a CDS encoding diacylglycerol kinase — protein: MPLRAWIKSANHAIEGVIYGARTQKHLRYHFFSAAAVLFFSYMVGVSKPELVIIALAVILVLAAEMMNSAIEAVVDILSPEYSEKARVAKDISAGAVLITAFGAAVLGYVVLFPYVKIIFSEGFHVAKHSKEEISFIAFILVLIAVIVTKAQFGKGHPLSGGMPSGHSALAFSVWVSITYITDNLYISVLCFLLAVWIAQSRIAIKMHTRLEVMLGALLGTLLTFLLFRLFY